A stretch of Cupriavidus necator DNA encodes these proteins:
- the nusG gene encoding transcription termination/antitermination protein NusG has protein sequence MTDNAQQETTAPESPSSKKRWYVVHAYSGMEKSVQRALQERIERAEMQDKFGRILVPSEEVVEIKGGHKSVTERRFFPGYVLVEMEMTDETWHLVKNTSKVTGFVGGARNRPSPISQREVDKIMTQMQEGVEKPRPKTLFEVGEMVRVKDGPFTDFNGNVEEVNYEKSRLRVSVTIFGRATPVELEFGQVEKV, from the coding sequence ATGACGGATAACGCTCAGCAGGAAACCACCGCGCCGGAATCGCCTTCGTCGAAGAAGCGCTGGTATGTCGTGCATGCCTATTCCGGCATGGAGAAGAGCGTGCAGCGCGCGCTGCAGGAGCGCATCGAACGCGCCGAGATGCAGGACAAGTTTGGCCGCATCCTGGTGCCGTCCGAAGAAGTCGTGGAAATCAAGGGCGGCCACAAGTCGGTCACCGAGCGTCGTTTCTTCCCCGGCTACGTGCTGGTGGAAATGGAAATGACCGACGAGACCTGGCACCTGGTGAAGAACACCAGCAAGGTCACCGGTTTCGTGGGCGGCGCCCGCAACCGCCCGAGCCCGATTTCGCAGCGCGAAGTCGACAAGATCATGACCCAGATGCAGGAAGGGGTCGAGAAGCCGCGTCCCAAGACGCTGTTCGAAGTGGGCGAAATGGTGCGCGTCAAGGACGGCCCATTCACCGATTTCAACGGCAACGTGGAAGAAGTGAATTACGAGAAGTCGCGCCTGCGCGTCTCGGTCACGATCTTCGGGCGTGCCACGCCGGTCGAACTCGAGTTCGGCCAGGTCGAGAAGGTTTAA
- the secE gene encoding preprotein translocase subunit SecE, translated as MANPNVETVNASSGKWMLGVAVLLVVAGVIGFYALAQQPSYVRGAALFGGIALGIVVALVSAPGKDFIGFAKESYREVRKVVWPTRKEAGQMTGLVFVFVVIMALFLWSADKLIEWVVFSLVLGWK; from the coding sequence ATGGCCAATCCCAATGTTGAAACCGTGAACGCCAGCAGCGGCAAGTGGATGCTTGGCGTGGCGGTGCTGCTGGTGGTTGCGGGCGTCATCGGTTTCTATGCACTGGCACAGCAACCGTCTTATGTACGTGGCGCCGCACTGTTCGGTGGTATTGCACTGGGTATCGTAGTTGCGCTGGTGTCGGCACCAGGCAAGGACTTTATCGGGTTCGCCAAGGAATCGTATCGGGAAGTTCGCAAGGTCGTCTGGCCGACGCGCAAGGAAGCCGGGCAAATGACGGGGCTGGTCTTCGTCTTTGTCGTCATCATGGCGCTGTTCCTGTGGTCGGCTGACAAGCTCATCGAGTGGGTCGTCTTCTCGCTCGTGCTGGGCTGGAAATAA